The Bacillota bacterium genome has a window encoding:
- a CDS encoding Gfo/Idh/MocA family oxidoreductase: MSLKIGIVGMGGIGNVHAGVYASNPKTKVVAVCDIIKERADAAAEKYGARAFYSVREMLDSGIELDACSVTTAGVENGGDHFKPTMELLEAGIPVLGEKPISNNIEEARKMVELAKSKKIPYGINLNHRFTPAARRAKEWITSGRLGKLHIINMRMWINNPNESSPWFHMRALHPHSFDVMRYFCGDVKSVAAFMMKGAGRSIWSNCQVLLYFENDVVGNLTGSYDAGGSYGLERCEVAGSEGRFVLEDACEHLHFYSRRSIESESYHYLGGMRSFSETFKDRIGVWIDQLESGAKYDEIDASGEDALKAQLIIEAAIKSWETHSIVDL; the protein is encoded by the coding sequence ATGTCATTGAAGATCGGCATAGTGGGCATGGGTGGCATAGGCAATGTGCATGCTGGTGTTTATGCGAGTAATCCCAAGACAAAGGTTGTGGCGGTCTGCGACATCATAAAGGAACGGGCGGATGCTGCCGCCGAGAAGTACGGGGCCAGGGCCTTCTATAGCGTCAGGGAGATGCTAGATAGCGGCATAGAGCTTGACGCTTGCAGTGTAACAACAGCCGGAGTTGAGAATGGCGGGGATCATTTCAAACCTACTATGGAGCTCTTAGAAGCTGGCATTCCCGTATTGGGGGAGAAGCCTATCTCGAATAATATCGAAGAAGCCAGAAAGATGGTCGAGCTGGCTAAAAGCAAGAAGATTCCTTATGGAATCAACTTGAATCACCGTTTCACTCCTGCCGCGCGGAGAGCCAAGGAATGGATCACAAGTGGCCGGCTCGGGAAGCTTCATATTATAAATATGAGAATGTGGATAAACAACCCCAACGAATCATCGCCGTGGTTCCACATGCGTGCGCTTCATCCCCACTCCTTCGATGTCATGCGTTATTTCTGCGGAGATGTGAAAAGTGTGGCAGCTTTCATGATGAAAGGGGCAGGCCGCAGCATCTGGTCAAACTGCCAGGTGCTTCTCTATTTTGAGAATGATGTGGTTGGAAATCTGACCGGCAGCTACGATGCGGGCGGCAGTTATGGCCTGGAACGCTGCGAAGTGGCGGGATCAGAAGGCCGCTTCGTGCTGGAAGACGCCTGTGAACACCTACATTTCTATTCGCGGAGAAGCATAGAGAGCGAGAGCTATCACTATCTTGGCGGTATGCGTTCATTCAGCGAGACATTCAAAGACCGGATAGGGGTCTGGATTGACCAGCTCGAATCTGGCGCCAAATATGATGAAATCGACGCTTCGGGTGAAGACGCCCTGAAGGCCCAGCTCATAATCGAAGCTGCCATCAAGTCCTGGGAGACTCACAGCATTGTCGATCTCTAA